The sequence below is a genomic window from Anopheles cruzii chromosome 3, idAnoCruzAS_RS32_06, whole genome shotgun sequence.
tttttcttcattttagCGCACAGATCTTGGTCGTAGACCAGGAACACCTTGAGGTGCGAATCCTCCCGAAAAACGGGGTGTGAGGCGAGTCGTGTCAGGAACACCTCGTGCATGGCGACGGTCTTCTTGAACGTGGCCAAGTACTCCGCTTCCAGTTCTTGCTTCATCTTTTTGAACTCTTCCTTCGTCATGTTGCCTTCGCCCTCGCCGAGCCGCTGGAGCTTTTCGCGTGACGCATCGAAATCCGGCCGCGGAGGGCACGGCGGTATGATGTAGCCGGCGTATTCTTCATTTTCCTCGAACCGCTCGTGTAGCCACACAAACTCTTCATGCTGTCGAACGACAAGAAAATCTGTCTTGTCGAACCCGGCCAGATTGGTCCGCGTGTGGACGGTAAACTTGACACGCTCCTTCTCACTCAGCGCATCAGATATGTCAACCTTTAATAGGTGCCGGTCAAGGGTGATGCGGATGATTTTAGGGAGGCGAGGCATGAAGGAAGACAAAAAGGCAGTGTCAATGAAAGTTCATGGTTTCCTCGGATAGGCGCGCTTTTCAAATTGCGCGTGAATGGAACGTAcgacacacactcgcgcgcaCCCAAAAGCGAATGACTCACCAATAGAGAGTTTTCCGGCAGAGCGGCTACCGAACCACCAGTTGGTGGAACACCGTCGACAGACGATTGGCGCGATTGGACCGTTTCtggcccaccaccggagaCCGTTACCGGGCTCATCGGTGACCGTGGTGAACCATTCTCTTCAATTCCGTCCTGTAACGGATAAAAACAtcacaacaataaaaacaaaattcgtCATCGGGGCGTGAGTAACGCCTTCCGTTAGCGGGCCTCACGGACATTATTCTCTTATCAGTGGACATCTCACTAGCAGCCAGAATAGGGCCGCGATGTCCGTGTCACAGCCACAAACCACTTACCATCATATTTGTCGAGTTTAGGGTGCTACGAGTGTGAATCGTTCACTTCCGCCCTCTGTAATCGCACTTTGCCACTACAGCACTACTCTGGGGCCTTAACGAGTGGTGATATTCTTTGATTTTTGGCCGCCCTTTGCCTACCCGTGAAACTAATAAGAACAATCGCGATCGGAATCGCTTAAATTCGATAGTAGAAAACGTATGCAAGCCGAGAGGTTGGTATTTTCACAGCCTGTTTCAGTCGGACACAAATATGTGAAGCTAAGCACTCTGCaagatctgctgctgctatctACACAATCCGTCGAAACGTCTTCGTcagcacaacaaacacattGGATTGGACAGTGTGGGCAGACCGATGATTTGCGTCTCGGGTCTTGGCTGTGGCTGCGTCGGTGCATGcggcgccgtgtgtgtgcacatgTTTTTGCCTGTTTAATGTCAATGTTcattttttgacatttgctacaaagttttgttgaaaattatagctcattcaaaatattcaaaactaaAATACCAGTAACATTATTTTGTactatttattcattcatttataCACTATTACAATCTTCGTAACGTCGGTTCGATTCTCGGTGGAGTGGAGGGTTCGGATGCTGTCTGGAAACGACGCATAGTTAGGTCATGtatgtaaataaatcaaattgcAGTCAGCTTATTTGCCAGAAAATATAGGCTACGCAATGGGTAAAGCTTCTCGATCCTTTTACATTCTTTTTCACACTCATAAGGCATTAGTTTTTTATCAGATACTTGATCTTTGCAGACGATGAGGCATTAAACCATTttggtgtaatgcagattgcatagctcaggcgtttaaaaaccttaaaataacgagAAAAGCGAATTTATTATATTTACGCGAATTATTAAAGCGAATTTATTATaacgcgtgtattacacaaaaaaatgttgagTCTAATTGAAACACATGCAtagaaaacaataaagttgaaaaaagtccgcAGATtctttttaaaagaaaatttgtCCATCTTTTCTATAAAACTTCCCCACTGTGCCCTATGATTTCGAATCTTCGGGCAAACGTCAAAGCCGGCaaggaaaacacaacaaaacatcatttgtttaCAAGCTTATTTTTAGGTGTAAAGAACTAAGCCTGTAAACTGTAAACTGTGTAAACTGCATCACGCAATGGATATTTCTCCGATCGAGGATCTTAAAATCACACCCGACGTTGTGCAACTCTATCCGGATCCTTCGGTTGGTCGAGAAGCGGTAATCGTGATCGATAATGGTTCCTACAACTGCCGTGCCGGGTGGATGTTAAAGGACCGACCGGCACTGACTTTCCGTAATCTGCTCGCGAAACCACGCAAAGATCGCAACAAGAAAGACGTTGAGCCAACCGTTGTTCCAGTTACGCAGATAGGAAACGATATTGTTAACATCGAAGCCATGCGCTTGCAACTACGCACGCAATTTGATCGAAATGTTGTTACGCATTATAATGTACAGGAACAGATTCTGGACTACATCTTCGCGAAGCTCGGCATTAGCTCGGAAAACGCCGTGCAGCACCGGGTCATGATGACGGAGTGTATGTTCAATCCCAACTATTGCCGCAGCTTGATGTCGGAGCTGCTGTTCGAGTGCTATGACATTCCAGGGCTGGCGTTCGGAGTAGACTGCTTGTTCAGCTACAACGTAAACCAGGGGGCAAAACATGGGCTGATCATCGCCACCGGGTACCACACTACGCACGTTGTTCCGATAATGGACGGCCGGATGGTGGTTGAGAACATACGGCGTGTCAACATTGGTGGTTCGCATATGATCTCGTTTCTGCACCGCTGTTTGCAGTTAAAGTACACGTTTCACATGACCGCTATCACGCTAAGTCGATCCGAGATGCTGCTGCACCGATACGGCGAGTTTGCGTACGATTATATGGAAGAACTACGAAACTGGGCCAACGTGGAGTATTACGAGCAGAATGTGAAGAAAATTCAGCTTCCTTACAACCAGACGGTGACCGCGCCGGCGCTAACGACCGAGCAGAaggtggaaaagaaaaaggaacttTCCAGACGCCTGGCAGAGATTAACGCTCGTCGCCGGGAGGAAAAGTTAGCACAGGACGAGGAACTGCTGGCGCAGCTACAGCAGCTTGAGGAGGCCGCCGAGGATGGGGATGATATCCGTGATGGACTTGCGGAGCACAGCTTGAAAGATTTGAGCGAACTTAAGCGTGCAATCGGTGCGGTTGTGTCGCGTATTGATAAAGCCCGACTTAAGATTAATACACCGATTGCGGGTGGCTCTCAGCCACAACCGGATGCCGAAAAGCTGCTGCAACCACCATCTAGCATGACGATCGATGAGTGGGTCGAAGAAACGCGTCGCAAAAGGGAAACGATCCTTGAGAAGCGTAACGCCCGCAAGCAGCGCAAACAGGATCTGGCCAAGCGgcgcacggcagcagcacaagAAAGGATGCGCATCATTTCGCACCTTGCGCGCAAAGAGAAAGGAAGTGACGATTTTGGAATGCGGGACGAGGATTGGGACGTCTATAAGCAGATCAGTCGCGACGCTGACAGCGACATCGAACAGGAGAACGAACGGCTGCTGGAGTGCGAAATCATCCTCAAGCAGTACGATGCAAATGCAACGTACGAAGACCCACTGCTGATGGCCGGCAGTGCTGCCGAACTATACCAAATTCATCTCGGTGTCGAGTGCATTCGGGCTCCGGAGGTACTGTTTCAGCCCAGCATCATCGGAAGCTTCGAGGCGGGTCTGGCCGAAACGGTCGACTTCGTGTTGAAGCTGTTTCCGCCGGAAAGAAGAAATGATCTGGTCGAAAATGTGTTTCTCACCGGAGGCTGCGCGAACATTCGTGGCCTAAAGGAGCGCCTGGAGCGTGAACTGCGTGAAATGCTGCCATTTCAGGCGCGGTTTGAGGTCGTTTTCGCTCGTGACCCGCTACTGGACGGATGGAATGGAGCGAGTAAGTTTTGCCTAACCGAAACCTTCCGGCATTCGTTGATCACCCGCCAACTGTACGAGGAGTGTGGTGGCGAGTACCTGAAGGAGCATCTGAACAGTAACGTTTACTTTCCGACTCCAAACATGGCGCCGGGAACGGTCGGTCTAGCGCCAGGAAGTTTGATGGGATGAAACAAGAATAAAGATATGGTTATGGCTACGTAGGATAGAGACTAATGACTGCGTAAGTGCTGCTTTCCGCCTAAAATTGcttaaaatttgaaaattcaaaaGATGACATCGAATTACTCGTGCTCGATCCGATTGGTGTACCTTTTTCACTAGGGCAAACACCAAAGTTAGGTTCGAAAGTTCAAAGTCAGGCTAGAAAATGAGATTTAGAGTAAATAATTTAAGTAGTACGTCGTGTTTTTTCATTGGGGCGATGTTATTTGCGGCTAGCGAATGAACTCATTTTTCGTATCTGGGAAGTGGGGACTTGTTTGGATTTGTCAGGCCAGCTGCCGATTTGTCCGCCCGTAGAAACCGCAATGCGAAGTGGATGCTGACGAAGGCAGTGTAACGAAAACGGTGAACTTTCGGCGCTTGATTCGGGAGCAAAGCTGTTAAGAAGCTTGTTAGCTGCTCAGGCGTATTTGTTTGCGGTTCCCAATTAACCGGCCCACTCAACACAAGGAAGAAAAGTGCACAAAGTGTGACCGGAAATGTTAGTACCGTCCTAGCAACATTACCGTTTTTTGTCCAGTGAAGTGTTTTGCTGTGATGTGCGTGTAAGTCCTCAGGTGACA
It includes:
- the LOC128270402 gene encoding actin-related protein 5 — its product is MDISPIEDLKITPDVVQLYPDPSVGREAVIVIDNGSYNCRAGWMLKDRPALTFRNLLAKPRKDRNKKDVEPTVVPVTQIGNDIVNIEAMRLQLRTQFDRNVVTHYNVQEQILDYIFAKLGISSENAVQHRVMMTECMFNPNYCRSLMSELLFECYDIPGLAFGVDCLFSYNVNQGAKHGLIIATGYHTTHVVPIMDGRMVVENIRRVNIGGSHMISFLHRCLQLKYTFHMTAITLSRSEMLLHRYGEFAYDYMEELRNWANVEYYEQNVKKIQLPYNQTVTAPALTTEQKVEKKKELSRRLAEINARRREEKLAQDEELLAQLQQLEEAAEDGDDIRDGLAEHSLKDLSELKRAIGAVVSRIDKARLKINTPIAGGSQPQPDAEKLLQPPSSMTIDEWVEETRRKRETILEKRNARKQRKQDLAKRRTAAAQERMRIISHLARKEKGSDDFGMRDEDWDVYKQISRDADSDIEQENERLLECEIILKQYDANATYEDPLLMAGSAAELYQIHLGVECIRAPEVLFQPSIIGSFEAGLAETVDFVLKLFPPERRNDLVENVFLTGGCANIRGLKERLERELREMLPFQARFEVVFARDPLLDGWNGASKFCLTETFRHSLITRQLYEECGGEYLKEHLNSNVYFPTPNMAPGTVGLAPGSLMG